A single region of the Bacteroides intestinalis DSM 17393 genome encodes:
- the tpiA gene encoding triose-phosphate isomerase, with amino-acid sequence MRKNIVAGNWKMNKTLQEGIALAKELNEVLANEKPNCDVIICTPFIHLASVTPLVDPAKIGVGAENCADKESGAYTGEVSAAMVASTGAKYVILGHSERRAYYGETVAILEEKVKLALANGLTPIFCIGEVLEEREANKQNEVVAAQLASVFSLSAEDFSKIVLAYEPVWAIGTGKTATPDQAQEIHAFIRSLIADKYGKEVADNCSILYGGSAKPSNAKELFANPDVDGGLIGGAALKAADFKGIIDAFN; translated from the coding sequence ATGAGAAAAAACATTGTTGCAGGAAACTGGAAAATGAACAAAACCCTTCAGGAGGGTATTGCTCTTGCAAAAGAACTGAATGAAGTATTGGCTAACGAAAAGCCTAACTGTGATGTAATCATCTGTACTCCTTTTATCCATCTGGCATCGGTTACTCCGTTGGTAGACCCCGCTAAGATTGGCGTAGGTGCTGAAAACTGTGCTGACAAAGAATCAGGTGCTTACACTGGTGAAGTTTCAGCTGCTATGGTTGCTTCTACAGGTGCTAAATATGTAATCCTGGGTCACTCAGAACGTCGTGCTTACTATGGCGAAACAGTTGCCATCTTGGAAGAAAAAGTAAAATTGGCTTTGGCTAACGGCCTGACTCCGATCTTCTGTATCGGTGAGGTGCTGGAAGAACGCGAGGCTAACAAGCAGAATGAAGTAGTTGCCGCTCAGTTGGCTTCTGTATTCTCTCTGTCTGCTGAAGATTTCTCTAAGATCGTATTGGCTTACGAACCGGTTTGGGCTATCGGTACAGGTAAAACTGCTACTCCCGACCAAGCTCAGGAAATCCACGCTTTCATCCGTTCACTGATTGCTGACAAGTATGGTAAGGAAGTTGCTGACAACTGTTCTATCCTTTACGGTGGTAGCGCTAAACCGTCTAACGCAAAGGAATTGTTTGCTAATCCTGACGTTGATGGTGGCTTGATCGGTGGTGCAGCTCTGAAGGCAGCAGACTTCAAAGGTATCATTGATGCTTTTAACTAA
- the folE gene encoding GTP cyclohydrolase I FolE, which translates to MLGKEEIVSPALDELKEHYQRIITLLGEDAEREGLLKTPERVAKAMLSLTKGYFMDPHEVLRSAKFKEEYSQMVIVKDIDFFSLCEHHMLPFYGKAHVAYIPNGYITGLSKIARVVDIFSHRLQVQERMTLQIKECIQETLNPLGVMVVVEAKHMCMQMRGVEKQNSITTTSDFTGAFNQAKTREEFMNLIRQNSFT; encoded by the coding sequence ATGTTAGGAAAAGAAGAAATCGTATCTCCTGCACTGGATGAACTGAAAGAACACTATCAGCGTATTATAACTTTATTGGGCGAAGATGCCGAACGCGAAGGACTACTGAAAACCCCCGAACGTGTAGCGAAAGCTATGCTGAGTTTGACAAAAGGCTATTTCATGGACCCGCATGAAGTGCTCCGCTCTGCCAAGTTCAAGGAAGAATACAGTCAGATGGTGATTGTGAAAGACATTGATTTCTTCTCACTTTGCGAACACCACATGCTTCCGTTCTACGGAAAAGCACACGTGGCCTATATCCCCAACGGTTACATTACGGGGCTGAGCAAGATTGCCCGTGTAGTGGATATCTTCTCCCACCGTCTTCAGGTGCAGGAACGCATGACGCTCCAGATTAAAGAATGCATCCAGGAAACACTGAATCCCTTGGGCGTAATGGTGGTTGTGGAAGCCAAGCACATGTGTATGCAGATGCGTGGGGTTGAAAAACAGAATTCCATAACGACCACTTCCGATTTTACAGGTGCTTTCAATCAGGCAAAGACCCGTGAAGAGTTTATGAACCTCATTCGTCAGAATTCATTCACATAA
- a CDS encoding DUF1599 domain-containing protein, translated as MKDTKQQFEHVIAICRDLFSKKLHDYGPAWRILRPASVTDQIFIKANRIRSIETKGVTLVDEGIRSEFIAIVNYGIVGLIQLELGYAESADITNEEAMALYDKYAKTSLDLMLAKNHDYDEAWRSMRVSSYTDLILMKIYRTKQIESLSGQTLVSEGVDANYMDMINYSVFGLIKIEFGD; from the coding sequence ATGAAAGATACCAAACAACAATTTGAGCATGTCATTGCCATCTGTCGTGATTTGTTCTCCAAGAAACTACATGATTACGGTCCGGCATGGCGTATTCTCCGTCCGGCCTCCGTGACTGACCAGATATTCATTAAAGCCAATCGTATCAGGAGTATTGAAACCAAAGGAGTGACGTTGGTGGACGAAGGAATACGTTCCGAGTTCATTGCGATAGTCAACTATGGCATTGTCGGATTGATACAGCTGGAACTGGGATATGCGGAATCAGCCGATATCACGAATGAAGAAGCAATGGCGTTGTATGACAAATATGCTAAAACTTCATTGGATTTGATGCTTGCTAAGAATCATGATTACGATGAGGCATGGCGCAGCATGCGTGTCAGTTCATACACTGATCTGATATTGATGAAAATCTACCGTACGAAACAGATTGAAAGCCTGTCAGGACAGACTTTGGTTTCGGAAGGAGTGGATGCTAATTATATGGACATGATTAATTATTCCGTATTCGGTTTGATTAAGATTGAATTTGGAGACTAA
- a CDS encoding SPOR domain-containing protein, with protein MKKLGLLLIACFAFAAFASAQNNIVKSLERNVPGQGKVTIHQDARIEALIGQEYIPNGTENRVLKSQGYRVQVYAGNNTSRAKNEAHSVGSRIKEYFPELSVYTSFHSPRWLCRVGDFRSIEEADAMMRQLRATGVFKEVSIVKEQINIPL; from the coding sequence ATGAAGAAGCTTGGTTTACTTTTAATTGCATGCTTTGCTTTCGCCGCTTTTGCTTCGGCGCAGAATAACATTGTGAAGAGTCTGGAACGCAATGTGCCGGGACAGGGTAAGGTAACCATCCATCAGGATGCCCGCATCGAGGCCTTGATAGGTCAGGAATATATCCCCAATGGAACGGAAAACAGAGTGCTTAAAAGTCAGGGTTACCGCGTACAGGTGTATGCCGGAAACAATACCAGTAGAGCCAAGAATGAAGCTCACTCAGTGGGCTCACGAATCAAAGAATATTTCCCGGAGCTTTCTGTTTATACCTCTTTCCACTCTCCCCGCTGGCTGTGCCGTGTAGGAGACTTCCGCAGTATTGAAGAAGCGGATGCCATGATGCGCCAGTTGCGTGCTACAGGCGTATTCAAAGAAGTTTCTATTGTGAAAGAGCAGATAAACATACCGCTTTAA
- a CDS encoding BT_3928 family protein, producing the protein METKQKHIIWKSWVNVCRFLLAAVFIFSGFVKAVDPLGSFYKIQDYLTAFGMAAWFPTYLQLLFAIVLSALEFSVGVFLFFGIRRRFATTLALLLMIVMTPLTLYLALANPVSDCGCFGDAWVLTNWETFGKNVVLFIAAVSVFKGGKQIIRFITAKMAWMVSMYTFFFVFVLSFYCLDNLPILDFRPYKIGKNIKEGMEIPEGAKPSVFESKFILEKDGKKQEFTLDNYPDSTWTFVETRTVLKEKGYEPPIHDFSIVSLETGEDLTDSILSDKGYTFLLVAHRIEKADDSNIDLINEIYDYSVEHGYGFYALTSSPEEQIELWRDKTGAEYPFCQMDDITLKTIIRSNPGLMLIKDGVILNKWSDNSLPDEYVLTDSLDKLELGQQKQESDLRTIGYVLLWFIIPLLMVIGVDILVVKRRERKREKNKELPQP; encoded by the coding sequence TTGGAGACTAAGCAGAAACATATAATCTGGAAGAGCTGGGTGAATGTTTGCCGTTTTTTATTGGCGGCGGTATTCATCTTTTCCGGCTTTGTGAAGGCAGTCGATCCGTTAGGCTCTTTTTATAAGATTCAGGATTATCTGACGGCTTTCGGAATGGCCGCGTGGTTTCCTACATATTTGCAACTACTGTTTGCCATCGTATTGTCGGCGTTGGAATTCTCAGTGGGGGTATTCCTGTTCTTCGGTATACGGCGGAGGTTTGCTACGACTTTGGCACTGTTGTTGATGATCGTGATGACACCGCTGACACTGTATCTGGCATTAGCGAACCCGGTGTCCGATTGCGGTTGTTTCGGTGATGCATGGGTGTTGACAAACTGGGAAACGTTTGGCAAGAATGTAGTATTGTTTATTGCAGCTGTATCTGTTTTCAAAGGTGGAAAACAAATCATCCGCTTTATTACGGCAAAGATGGCATGGATGGTTTCCATGTACACATTCTTTTTCGTGTTTGTGCTTTCATTCTATTGCCTAGACAATCTGCCCATTCTGGATTTTCGTCCTTACAAGATCGGAAAGAATATCAAAGAAGGCATGGAAATACCCGAAGGAGCAAAACCCAGTGTGTTTGAGAGCAAGTTTATTCTGGAGAAAGATGGAAAAAAGCAGGAATTTACACTGGATAATTACCCGGATAGCACATGGACGTTTGTTGAAACACGTACGGTGTTGAAGGAAAAAGGATACGAGCCTCCGATTCACGACTTTTCTATTGTAAGTCTGGAAACCGGAGAGGATCTGACCGATAGCATTTTATCAGATAAGGGGTATACATTCCTGTTAGTAGCTCATCGTATTGAAAAAGCTGACGATAGCAATATAGATCTTATTAACGAGATCTATGATTATAGTGTGGAGCATGGTTACGGCTTTTATGCCCTGACTTCTTCGCCGGAGGAACAAATAGAGTTGTGGCGTGACAAGACCGGTGCAGAATATCCTTTCTGCCAGATGGATGACATCACTTTGAAGACCATTATTCGTTCCAATCCCGGACTGATGCTGATAAAGGATGGCGTTATTCTGAATAAGTGGAGTGATAACAGTTTACCGGATGAATATGTGTTGACGGATAGCTTGGATAAACTGGAACTCGGTCAGCAGAAACAAGAAAGTGATTTGCGCACGATTGGTTACGTTCTTTTGTGGTTTATCATTCCGTTGCTGATGGTTATCGGCGTGGATATTCTGGTTGTGAAGCGCAGGGAAAGAAAGAGAGAGAAAAATAAAGAGCTTCCTCAGCCATAA